In the Chloroflexota bacterium genome, AGGGCGGCCAATTCTTGGGTGCGCCGATGTGTCTGCTCCAGAAGGCGGGCGTTCTGCAGGGCCACGGCGGCCTGGGCTGCTAAGAGGCGGGCCAGCGAGACCTCCTCCTCGCTGAAGGCGCGTTTCTTCCGCAGGGCTTGCGCCTCCAATACGCCTATGACCTGCCCCTGCCACTCCATCGGCACCGCCAGAATGGAGCCAAAGACGGCCTCAGCGAACTGTGGTGATCTTCCATTCCAGGTAGCGTAGTCCTCAACCGCGATGGGTTGGCCGGTCTGCACCACTTTCCCGTCCAGACCCTCACCGACTTTGAGCCTCGTGCCGATGAACTGGACATCGGGGCCATAGGCGCTGACCAACTCCACTTCCTCTGTCCCCGCATCATAGAGGGCGATGGTGCTGCCCTCGGTCCCCAGGAGTTTGGCGGCGTGGCGGGTGATCTTCTCGAATAGTTTCTGGGTGACCAGTAGCGAGGCGATGTCCAGGTTGATGTCGTGGAGAGTAGCCAGGTCCGCGCTCCTATCCCGGGCTTCTTTCAGCATCCGCGCGTTCTCCAGGGCTACTGCAGCGTGGTCGGCCAGGCCGGTGAGGAAATCCAGATCCCCTAGCTCGAACTCGCGCTCCCCCAGCCGGCGCAGGGTGATGACGCCGATGAGCCGATCTTGGAACAAAAGGGGCGCGGAGAGGAGCGATTCCGGTTCGCCACCAGGTGTGCCGGGGATGTGTTTCGCCCGCGGGTCACGTTCGGCGTGGTTCACGATCTCCCCGATCCTGGTCTGGGCTACGTAGCCGGTGATGCCTTCCCCCACCTTCACCGGGGCGGCCAGCGTCTCGGCGGCGAATTCGCCTATGGCGACGATGGGTTGTAGTTCCTGGCCGGATGAATCTAAGAGGTAGATGGTGCCCTCGTCGGCGTTTAACAGTTGCAGAGCCCGGCGGACGATGGAGTCGAGGATGGTCTGCGTATCCAGAGAAGACGAGAGTTCGTGGATTACTCCGAGCAGGGCAACGAGTTGGTCGTGGCGCTGCTGGAGTCGGGCTTCGGTTTCGCTGGGCGGGGGAGCACTGCGCGCCGCATCGAGGTCCGATGTCACGTGGAGCGTCTTCCGATGCTTGCCCTGTTTGGCCATGATGTATTCTCCGTTTGGGCGGCAGATTTTGCGGCGAAACGCAATCATCCGCCATGGGGCGGATGATGCGGGAGAATTTATGTTGTAAATAATTTGTAACACAAAATCCGAATTTTGTCAAGTACCTTTAGCGGAGTGCACAGGGGGCGCCTGGCTGAAAGTTCCCCAGACCCGCCCCGCCGTCGAATGGAATCGCCCGTATGCGACGGCCACGGTTGCCGGGTCCTCGCCGTCGAATAGAATTCGACGGCTACGAGTAGAAAGTCCCTGCGGGACTCTGTTGTCGTAGGGGCGGGTTTCCATACCCGCCACGGGGGCAACCACGAGGGTTGCCTCTACGGGCGATTGAAATCGTCCGCCTGTGCGGGCGTTGGTGTCCCCGCAGAGGGACGCCCTTGGGGTAGGACAAATTGCCAATTTGTCCTACAGGCGGCTATGGAAAGCCGCCCGACGATCTATCGGGACTCTTCTGGGCCGAGCGGGTTTCCATACCTGCCCGGTAGGGGCGACCCGGCGGGTCGCCCCTACTTCGCGTCCCCACCGTATGCGACGGCCACGGTTGCCGAGCCCCGCCGTCGAATGAAATCGCCCGTGTGCGACGGCTACGGGTCCCCGCCGTCGAATAGAATTCGACGGCTACGATTGGGAAGTCCCTGCGGGACTCTTTTGTCGTAGGGGCGGGTTTCTATACCCGCCCTGGGGGGCAACCACAAGGGTTGCCCCTACCGTCTCACGGAATATTCGTGGCCCCTGGGGCGACCACGAGGGTTGCCCGTACCTACGCCAGTTTCACCAGGGTGAAAGTGTGCACGTCGCCCCGCGGCAATGTCTCTACGAGTGCCTCCCCCCGCGCCAGCGCCACCAGCAGACCCACCTGGTCTCCCAGCGCCAGCCCCAGTTCCCCCAAGGCCACTTGTACCTCCAGCACCTCGCTCCCCACCACTGCAGCAGGCCGGTAGTGTATTGGTCGCCACACCTCTTGGCCATCGGCGCGGGAGAGGATGACCTCGTGCTGGCCGGGCCAGTGTGCCAGTTCCCAAGCCAGCCCCAAATCAGCAGGAGCACCGTCTTGGCTTGCCTCAGCGGGGATAGCGAAGCGCACCCGTCCGTTGACTTTCTCGGCTCGGGGCACGGTCAGATAAAAGGCCGCGAAATAATCGCCTAACGGCTCGTTCGCCTCCAGCCGCAGGTACAGGTGGGCCGGGTCGTAGCCAAAATACAGTCGCCGCACTACCGTGCGGGCTTGCTGCATCGCCCCGCTGGAGGGCATCGCGTCCAGATACCCCGCCCCAGCCCAATCGGCGGAGGCGACCGCCTCGCTGCCCAGTCGGGGCGAAATGTAGCCGCTTACCGGACGGCGGTGCACGATCACCTCTGCAGCGATGGGTCTGCGCAGGTCTTCCGGCACGGGCAGGCCGAGGATGGTGTACACATTGCTCAGGTGAGCGCGGAAATCGTGGTCGAAGCGCGCTTCTTGGGCTGAACTATTATAACTGTAGTACCACCAGAACCAATCGCTGCCCTCAGCGATGTAGATCTCCTCCCAGGCCTCGGCCAACACCCCCAGGTCGGCGAGGGTATTTTCCCTTTGCCAGGTGATGAGGCGCTGGCGGGTGCGGGCCAGGTAGTCCCAGGCCAGGTTCTGCGACCCCTCGCCGATCCAGGTCTCGAAATTGGCGTTGATCCAGGAGCCGGCGAACAGGCGCGGGATGGTCTGGCGCGGCGGGTGCATGTCCAGGTATTCGCTGACCGTTACTGCCCGCAAGTTGGGGTGCTCGTTCAGTCGCCCGTAGAGGGCGCGTAGGAAAACGTCGCCGTTGTGTTCGTATTCCTCCCAGGCATTCTCGCCATCCAGTATGATGGTGACCAGATACGGTCCATCGTCGCCCAGGTTGCGGTGGATCGTCTCCAATCGCCCGACGAGATCGTTGGCGGCGTCCTGTCCGGTGGTGTGCTTGTAGACGAAGCCGATGCGATCGGAGAGGATGTGGTCGCGGAAGACGATGGCCAGGGGAGGCTGGTCTGGACGCCGCTCGGCCTGGGTCAACAAGTAGGGTTGGTAGAGCACTTGCGGGTTGGTGACGTGGCCCATGTTGTCGCGCCCGATGTCCACACCCAGCGAGCGGGCCAACACCCCCTCGTCGGAGGCGATCCAGCGCAAGCCATTGGTGCTGCCGAGCAGATCTACCAGGGCCTGGCTCACCGCCCCTTCGGACGGCCACATCCCCTTGGGCCGCTCGCCGAAAACATCCTCGTGGTACTCGATGGCGCGACGGATTTGCTCGGCGGCATCTTCAGGGTGGGCGAAGGCGGTCTCTGGCAGCGGTAGTTTTGGGCTGGCCTCGCGCGCCGACTGCACATCCATCACCAGGGGCAAGATGGGGTGATAATAAGGCGCAGTGGCCAGTTCCAACTGCCCCCGCTCTCGCAGTTCGCGATATAGGGGTACGATGCGGGCCATGATACGCCTCTGGGCCTCCAGAATAGCCTCGATGTCGGCGCGGGTAACACGGGGCTTAAGCCCCGTGTCATCCATCATCTTCTCCACCAGTGGACGTAGAATGGCGTCTCGCTCCAGCCAGTTGGGGTCAATCCAGGCCAGGTTGAACCAGGCGATGAGGTCGAGGAAGTACTGGTCCGAGAGGAGCGAGACGTCGCCGCTCGCGGCCTGGCTCATTTGCAACAGTTTCCAGTAGTGTGGATAGTGGCGGATGATGTTGTCGTGGTGGATGTTGAAGAAGAAGGAGAGGATGGCCTCTTTGTCCTCACGGGTGAGGTGTTCCTTGCGGCTGAGGGCCAGCGCCTCATCCTCGGCCTGGCCGGCCAGGTAGTCCTGGATCTGCGCTATCAGACAGGGCGCCACGTCGAAGGTTACGTGCACGTTGGGGAATTCGGACAGCACCTCGGCCATGTGCAGGTAGTCTTTGACTGCGTGCAGGCGCACCCAGGGGAGGGAATAGCGACCCGTCAGTCGGTCCTTATAATACGGCTGATGCATATGCCAGACGAAAGCGACGTACAATGGCGGTTTGGTCAACGTCCTCACCTCATTGTGGAGGATATCACAGCGTCAGCGCTCGCAGCAGTTCCCAAGCCCCCTGCGCCACAACCTCGAACGAGATCTGCGCGAGGAGACTGCTGATCACCGGCCAGTATTTCTTCTTGAAGCGGGGCAGGATGCCCTTCACCTGCTCTAGGTTCTCCCGCCTGCCTCCCTCAAGCCACTCTTCCACACTGGCCTGGCTCTCCTCTTCGCCCGGAGCGGCAGCGATCTCCCGGCTGATCCAGCGCTCGAAACTGGTGGAGAATATCATGTAGCACCCATCGCTTTCATCCAAAAGCCCTCGCTTGCCCAGCGAAACCACATCCAGATGAGCGCGCGGGTGCAGCCCAGACAGATTTTCCAGGTTGGGGAGGGTCTTCTTGGATGGTTCCTGCCTACACAAAGCCAGGATGCTCAGCAGCGTGATCTTCTCACTCTCAGAGCAATGACTCCACAGATAACTGTAGTGCGGGGCGGCCTGCTGATCGAACCTGGTGGTTACGTATCCTTCCAGGGCGTCGGAGGTCAGGCCCTGGGACTTGCTCTCCACCAGGTAGTAGCCCGCTATCTGTATGAAGCAGGGATGGCGTCCGGCCAGGGCGAAGACCAACTCCTTCTCCTGGGGTGTGAAAGCCAGGTCGGTCCCGCCGACGTAGCCCTCGATCAGTTCGTTCGCCTCCTGACGGGTGAAGGGGCGCAGAACCACATTGGCGAAGATGTTGAAGAACGGTGAACCCTTGATTTCGTCTGAATGGCACAGGTCCACCAGTTCCCGTCGCGTTGCCGAGACCAAGGCCAGCGGCTGGTGGATGGCCAGGGCCCTCAGGCCGCCGAAGAAGTCCGCCCCGAAATTCGGGTTCAGGGTAACGTATTCGAACTCGTCGAGGAAGAGGACGACGTTCAACCCCCGGTCGCCGATGGCTGCGAACAGGTCCTCCATATCGAACAGGTCGAACTGGGGCCGCTCCTGCAAAGTCTGGATGGTGGCGGCGAGGTCTCGGTCGGTGACGGTGCGGGCCATTTTGCCCAGCACCCGTTGCCAGAAGCGCTGCGGGGTGATGTCGGTCAATCCTTGGAAGTCAATGTACACCAATGCGTAGCGGTCGGGTGTCAGGCCGAGACTGACGGCTACGTTGGGGTGGGAGAGATAATAGAGCAGCGAGGTTTTGCCGATACGCCGCTCGCCCACCACCGAGGTGCTCTCGTGGGCACTGGACAGGAGACGGCTGACGATCTGGTGGATCTCCTGTCTGCGGCCGTAGAATCGCGCCGGGTCGCGGATTGGGTTGCCAAAGGTAAACGGGTTCGTAGTCCTCCTCCCTCCGAAACGATATCGTACGGGTGGGGCTTGTGTCTGGCAGGGCACCCACAAGGGGTGCCCCTACACCGCCTATCGTGGGGGCAGGCCTCGTGCCTGCCCACCCGGGGGCGAACCGCCAGAGTGCCCCCATACCGCCTATCGTGGGGGCGGGCCTCGTGTCTGCCCACCCGGGGGCGAACCGCCAGAGTGCCCCCATACCGCCTATCGTGGGGGCGGGGCTTGTGTCTGCCCACCCGGGGGCGAACCGCCATGGTGCCCCTACACCGCCTATCGTGGGGGCGGGGCTTGTGTCTGCCCACCCGGGGGCGAACCGCCATGGTGCCCCTACACCGCCTATCGTGGGGGCAGGCCTCGTGCCTGCCCACCCGGGGGCGAACCGCCAGAGTGCCCCTACACCGCCTATCGTGGGGGCAGGCCTCGTGCCTGCCCACCTGGGGGCGAACCGCCGGTTCGCCCCTACACCACCCGTTAATTCTACAGGGAATCCAGCCACCGATCAAAATCATCCTCGCCCTGGCGATCAGGGTTTTCACGGTCCAACACCCAGCGTAGTGGGTTGGTGAGGATGTATTCCCGGATGCGATCCAGCGCCGCCTCGTTGCGGATGATGTGTTCCCAGTAGTTGCGTTGCCAGACAGGAGTGCCAGGGGCACCACGAGTTTTGGCGATGCGTTTGGTGACAATGGATTTGAATTGGGCGACGATGGCGCCCAACGATTTAGAAACCAGCCCTGTGGGGTATCCGTTGGCAGTAGGGGCGACCCGCCGGGTCGCCCCTACTGCATCATCCACAATCCAAACGATGCCGTGGATATGATTCGGCATAACCACGAATTCATCCAATTGCACGTATGGACGCACCAGGGCGGTCCTTTCCCATTCCTCCGCTACGATTCTGCCGTATTCCGAAAGGATCATCTCCCCGTCCACCACCTCGCCGAATAACATTTCGTGCTGGTGGGCGACCAAGGTGATGAAATATGCGCCAGGCTGGGTGTAGTCGTAGCCTTTGAGGCGGATGGAGCGGCGGTGGTGTTTTTGCGGGTCGTAATATATGGGCATAACGCGTATTTCTTTCGATTGTCAATTGACCGGTGGGGGCGAACCGGCGATTCGCCCCTACGGCAACGGCCAGATGGTGAAATCCTCGTACCGTGTTGTCCTGCCCACGATGCCGTGATTTTGCACCATCGCCGTGGCAACCCACACATCGCCGGCCACATCCCTGCCAGAGACATCCAGCGCCGTGATGTATCTATCGTTCACGAAGAAGAAAGCCGTGTTCCCCTCGACGATCAAGCGCAGTTGATTGGAGCCGGTGGCGGTCAGGTCCAGGTTGTTGGCCTTCCCGTTGGCGATATTTTGGTACTCGGGTTTGTCATCGCTCTTGGTCACCAGGACCAGTTGCCAGTTGGCATCGGAGTCCACGTAGAGGCAATATTCGTTATCCACTCCCGTATACCGGAAAACAAAGCCGTAATCCCAGGTGCTCTCCGCACGATCATAGGGATTGTAGAACCGAGCCTCGGCTATGAAATCCCGCAGGTGTACATCTGCCTCGTGGCTGGATATCACGCCCGCCTGGTGCTCCATGCTCCCGTCGGCAGGGCCATACATCTCGGAGAGCGGCCAGATGATGAAGTCTTCGTAGCGGGTGGATTTGCCCACCCTTTCGTGACCCTTCACCATGCTGGTGCCGACCCAGATGCTGCCGGGCACCAGTTTGCCGGAGAGGTCGAGGGTGGCGATGAATTCACCGTTGGCGAAGAAAAGACCCGTGCTGCCCTGGACTATTAGGCGGAGGTGGTTGGAGCCAGTGGCGGTCAGATCCAGGTTGTTGACTTTCCCGCTGGCGATCTTATTGAACACCGGCTTATCGCCGCTCTTGGTCGCCAGGTTCAGAGTCCATCCGCCGCTGGAGTCCACATACAGGCGATATTGATTGTCGGATCCCGTCTCGCGGAAGCCGAATCCGTAGTCCCAACCGCCTTCCGAACGGTCGTACGGGTTGTAGAACCGGGCCTCGGCCACGAAATCCCGCAGTTGTAGCCCCGCGTTGCGACTGGCTATCACGCCCTCCCGGTGTGGCAGGCTTCCCACCATGGGGCCGTAAACCCCCGCCTGGGTCCAGATGGAGAAGTCTTGATATAGTGGCCAGATAGTGAACCCCTCATAGCGAGTGGATTTACCCGCCATCCCGTGTTCTTTCTTCAGGCCGGTGCCGACCCAGATGTCGCCAGCAACGTTCTTGCCGGAGACATCCAATGTCGCCACGTATTCGCCGTTGACGAAGAAAATGGCTGTGCCGCCCTGGGCAGCCAGATGGAGGAAGTTGGAGCCGGTTGGGGAGGTGTCCAGATCCCGTATTTTCCCTCCGGCTATCTTCTTGAATTCCGACTCATCCCCGCTTTTGGTTACCGATTCCAGCGCCCAGACTCCTTCGGAATCTACGTAGAGGCGGTACTCGTTATCCCCTCCCATATCCCGGAAGCCAAAGCCGTAGGACCAGGTGCGTTCTGCGCGGTCGTACGGGTTGTAGAAGCGAGCGTAGGCCAGGAAATCGCGCAGGCGCAGGCCAGTGTACTGAGCAGATAGCGAACCGTCTTCGTTGTGGGCGAGGGCTCCATCTGCAGGCCCGTAGATTTCGCCCAGCGGCCACACCGTGAAGTCCTCATAGCGGGTGGATTTGCCGGCGATAAGGTATCCTCGACGCATGCCGGTGCCCAGCCACACGTTCCCGGGAACGTTTTTCTCCGAGACATCCAGGGCGGTGATGTATTCATCGTTCACGAAGAAGAAGGCGGTATCGCCCTGGACCACCAGGCGCAGGCGATTGGCGCCGGTGGCAGAGGTATCCAAATTGGTCAGTTGTCCACTGGCGATGTTTTTGTATTCCCAGACCCCGGCGGTGTGTCCGGTCAGTAATTCCAGGATCCACTCGGCATCGGAGTTCACGTGGAGGCGATAGTGGAGTTCGTCGGCCGTTTGGCGGAAGCCGAAGCCGTAATCCCAGCGCCCTTCTGAGGGGGCATAGGGGTTGTAAAAGCGGGCTTCGGCCGCGAAATCGCGCAGGTAGGCGCTGGCATATTGGCCCTGGGCTCGATCGCCCTCCTCGTGGCGCAGGTTTCCGTCCGCGGGGCCGTAGGTCTGGGTCAGTGGCCAGACCACGAAATCCTCGTAGCGTGTTCTTTTGCCGCTGATCCCATAGCCCCTTTGCATCACAGTGCCGAGCCACACGTCGCCGGGGACATCCTTCCCGGAGACATCCAGCGTGGCGATGTATTCACCGTTGGCGAAGAAGAGGGCTGTGTTCCCTTGCACCACCAGGCGGAGGTGGTTGGAGCCGGTGGCGCTTAGGTCCAGGTTCTCGACCTTGCCACTGGCCACGGTGTCGAACTGCGACCCTTCGCCCTGTTTGTTGGCGGACACGAAGGTCCAATCGCCCCCGGAGTCCACGTAGAGACGATATTCGTTGTCTGGTCCGATGCGCCGGAAGCCGAACCCGTAATCCCAGGAGCCTTCCGAGCGGTCGTAGGGATTGTAGAACCGAACCTCGGCCATGAAATCGCGGGCGTCCACGCCGGCGAACTGGAGAGATACGGAATCATCCCGCTCGTGGACCAGTTCGCCATCCACGGGGCCGTACATTCGCAGCGTTTTCGGAGTGGGGATGGAGACGACAGGCGTTGGCGTGGGTCTGGGCTTTCCGAATCCGGTTACATAGACGAGGAACGCACCCGCGCCGGTTACGAGCAGCACGAAGAGGGCACCCACGATCAGGAACGGGATCAGCGGCGACCCTTTCGGTCGTGCTGGGGTGAATTTGCCCGCGGTGCGGCGGAGTTCGATGGCCTGGGCTAAGACGCGCGGGGCGTCTCGGTAGGTCTCATCCTTGCTGATAATGCCTTTGAGCAGGGTGATGGCCCGGTCGTAGTCCTTCCTGGACATTGCCACTTGCGCTTCGATATAGGCGCGTGCCAATTCCCGCGAACGTTCCACCTGTTGGATCTCAGACTGGGCGGCCTCAGCATCCTCCGGCTCGAGGGCCAGATACTCGTGCCAGATGGTCAGGGCCTCGTCCCATTTCTCCGCCTTGGCCAGGCTGCGGGCCCACACCTTGAGCGAGTTCAGTTGGCTCTTCCGCTGCCGCTCTCTGGCGTTGGCTAACCGCTCTTGGGCGGCAACGTCCTCAGGTTGCAGGGCGACGTATTCCTCCAACGCGGCTACAGCCTCGTCCCAGCGCCCTGACTCTGTGGCCTGGTTGGCTCGCCCCAGGAGACTTTCCAGACGCGCCGCCCGCTGTGCTTCTTGGGCTGCGGCAAGTCTTTCTTGAATGCGCTGGTCTTCCGGTGCCAGAGCCAGAGCCTCTTCCAGGATGGCGATGGCCCGTTCCCAGTTCTTGGCTGCCCCTTCTTTCTCTGCCCTGGCGAGCAGCCCGGCCAGGATCTTCGCCCCTTTCTGCTCGCGGAGGTCGGCGTATCGTGCCTCCAGGCCCTGATCTTCCGGTGTGAAACGTAGCGCTTCTTTCAATGCGCTCAGCGCTTCGTCGTCGCGACCCTCGGCCAGCGCTTTCTCTGCCCTGCGGTGGTGGATGTCGGCCATACGTTGGCGGGCTTCACTGTGCTCAGCGTTGATGGCCAGCACCTCTTGATACGATTGCGTTGCTTCTATCAGCCTGCCTCTGGACAATGCCTGATCGCCGAGGGCCAGATGCGCTTCGCACAGGCCTGTTCGCGCCGCGACATCCCCCTCGTCTATGGCCAGCGCCTTCTGGTACTCCGCCGCCGCCTTCTGGTAAGCCTTTTGGGCCAGATAGACCGAGGCGATGCTCACCTGGGCCTGGATATTATCTGGGTCCACCTCCAGCGCCTGGCGGAAGCACTCTATTGCCTTGTCGTAGAGGCGCCTGGCTTTGTAATCGAGTCCCATCTCGATGTGCCGGCTGACGAGCGGGCCGACCTCGGTCAGTTCTTCCCGCACCCGTTCCAATGGGCGGTTTTTCTGTAGCCAGAGGCGCATCAGGTGGATCACAAACCGGTTATCCTCGGTCAAGACGTCGCTCTCACGCAGGTGCAAAAGTGCCGACTCCAAGTCCTGATTGCTGAGGGGAACCCGCTGGCGGCGGAGGAAATCGGCCAGGATGCGGACGTTAGGTTTGCCTTCCAGGTGGGTCAGGCCAGCCAAGACCCATTTCTCCACGTAGGAGGCTTCGTCCCACACCGATTTCAGGTTCACGGTGCCGCGCTCCACTACATCGTCGAGCACCGCCAGCACGTCCTCCTCGCCTATGCGCCGCTGGTTCGTCTTCTGGCAGTGCCAGAATAGTTCGTGGCACACCAACTGGGTGAAATAGGGGTGGCCGGAGGTGATCTCGCAGATGAGGTTCACCGCGCCGGGGTCGTATTCGAGTACGCCCTCCACCGGGCGGGTGATCAAATTGCAGGCATCTTCCCGAGTTAGGAAACTGATCCTCTTATAGAGGGCGGCTTTGAAGAACTCGGTGTAGGAGGCTTGCATGTTCTCCAATTTGCGGCCGGAAGAGCCGATGGAGAAGATGAAGTTCAGGCCCTCGCGTCCCATCAGCCGGCGCAGGTAATCCACTAATGGGCGGGCCAGTGTATCCCTGACCTCTGTCTCCTGCAACACATCGAACTCGTCGAAGGTCAAGAGGAGGTTGCGGTCACCGAGGAGAGGCTGGAGAGCGGGCAGGAATTGGCCGTCGAAATAATCTGGGTCGGCGGAAAAAACCTCTTGGTCGGCCAGGGGGATGCTGATGTCGCGGTCTTGTTTCAGTGTGCGCACGATCTCGCGGGCCAGCCACCACAAGAAGCGGTCCAAGGTGGTGTGGGTTCGGCCCTGCAGGTCGAAGAAAACCGGGATGTAGCGTTCGGGCAGACGGTTGGGGAGTTGCTTGAGGACGGAGGTCTTGCCGACACGACGCTGGCCATGGATGACCAGGATATGGTCGGCGTAGCGACCGGCGAGGTTATGCGCGATCCAGTCGAAGACATCGTCCCGACCGAAGAACATCCTGGCGTCGGTAACGGGTGCTCCGGCGATGTAGGGGTTGATCCGCTCGCTCACAAAGTGCCTCCTGTGCGAAGGCGCAAGGACAAAAGGCAGGCCCAGGGAGGTGTGTTGTATCGAGTGTTAGTGGACGCTGGATTATTATACAGGAAGCCATGTGTGGCGCAAAACTCCAAGCAGAAGCATTGTTCAGCGCAGAAGCATTGCTCAGCGGCAGTTGCACTGCCGCGCCCATCCGCTGGTTGCCACGGCGACCCCGCAGTGCAACTGCGGTGGAACGCAGGGCGCGCTTGTGGGGCTGGCAGTATCGCGGTATAATCCCCCTGGAGTCGTCGTGGAAAAACGAGAGTTCACCGTCGCAAACGAATACCGCTACGACCGCTCAGGGCCAGTGCGCTGGATCATCTCCCATCTGATTCGCTATCCCCTCCTGCCAGTGGCCGCAGCCGCATCCGCCGTCCTGAACAACACTTTCTACAGTTACATCCAGATCTTCATCGGCCGCGGGTTCGACCTGATCACCACACCCGGCTGGCGCACGCCGGAATTGTTGACTTTGGCGTTGAGCGTCATGGCCTGCGCTGTGGGGCAGGGGCTCACGGGGCTGGGGCGCAACTACTCGCTGGAGTTCCTGGCCCAACTCATTGAGCGCGACGCCCGCGATGAACTTTACATAAGTTTATTGGGCAAGAGTCAGACCTTTCATGGCCGGCAGCGAATCGGCGACATCATGGCTCGGGTCACCAACGACGTGCACATGCTCAACCTGATGTTCAGCCCTGGGGTGATGTTGATCTTGGATTCCCTGCTGGCAGCGGTCATCCCCATCTTCCTGATCGCCCGGCTCAATGTAGACCTACTGCTGATCCCGTGCATCTTCCTCCTCTTGCTGGTCATCACCGTGGCCGACTACAACCACAGGCTCAGCCCGGTGAGCATTGCGTTGCGCGACCAATTTGGGGTGATGAACGCTGGGCTGGCAGAAGCCATCGCTGGCATCGAGGTCGTCAAGGGCAACGTCCAGGAGCGGCAGGAGTGGGAGAAATTCGTGCGCGATGCCCGCCGGTACCGCGATTATTTCGTGCAGCAGGGGGAAATCCAGGCCCGCTACTTGCCGATGTTGGTGTTCAGCCTGGCCTGGGCGGCTGCGCTCCTGCACGCCCTTTTGTTGTGGCGAGGAGGACACATCAGCCTGGGGGAGGTCATCGCTTTCATGGGCTTGGTGGGCACCCTGCGCTTCCCCACCTTTATCTCCATCTTCTCTTTCAACCTGGTACAACTGGGGATCGCAAGCGCGAAACGCATCCTGCAACTGATCAACACGCAGACGGAACTGGACGAGAACGAGGCGGGCGTGGCAAAACCGATGCGGGGAGAGGTGATCTTCGAAAACGTCAGTTTCGGCTACGATAGCAGGCCCG is a window encoding:
- a CDS encoding ABC transporter ATP-binding protein — its product is MEKREFTVANEYRYDRSGPVRWIISHLIRYPLLPVAAAASAVLNNTFYSYIQIFIGRGFDLITTPGWRTPELLTLALSVMACAVGQGLTGLGRNYSLEFLAQLIERDARDELYISLLGKSQTFHGRQRIGDIMARVTNDVHMLNLMFSPGVMLILDSLLAAVIPIFLIARLNVDLLLIPCIFLLLLVITVADYNHRLSPVSIALRDQFGVMNAGLAEAIAGIEVVKGNVQERQEWEKFVRDARRYRDYFVQQGEIQARYLPMLVFSLAWAAALLHALLLWRGGHISLGEVIAFMGLVGTLRFPTFISIFSFNLVQLGIASAKRILQLINTQTELDENEAGVAKPMRGEVIFENVSFGYDSRPVLKNISFIARPGETIAIVGQTGSGKTTLTRLINRIFDVDSGRVLVDGVDVRDWNLESLRSQISTIEQDVFLFSRSLAENIAFGRADATQEEIEQAAREAQAHEFITGFAEGYDTVIGERGVTLSGGERQRIAIARAFLTNPRILILDDSTSAIDSATEDQIQRAMRRISRQRTTFLITHRLSQIRWADRILVLRRGELVDQGTHQELMQRCPDYRRIFARYT
- a CDS encoding tetratricopeptide repeat protein; translation: MSERINPYIAGAPVTDARMFFGRDDVFDWIAHNLAGRYADHILVIHGQRRVGKTSVLKQLPNRLPERYIPVFFDLQGRTHTTLDRFLWWLAREIVRTLKQDRDISIPLADQEVFSADPDYFDGQFLPALQPLLGDRNLLLTFDEFDVLQETEVRDTLARPLVDYLRRLMGREGLNFIFSIGSSGRKLENMQASYTEFFKAALYKRISFLTREDACNLITRPVEGVLEYDPGAVNLICEITSGHPYFTQLVCHELFWHCQKTNQRRIGEEDVLAVLDDVVERGTVNLKSVWDEASYVEKWVLAGLTHLEGKPNVRILADFLRRQRVPLSNQDLESALLHLRESDVLTEDNRFVIHLMRLWLQKNRPLERVREELTEVGPLVSRHIEMGLDYKARRLYDKAIECFRQALEVDPDNIQAQVSIASVYLAQKAYQKAAAEYQKALAIDEGDVAARTGLCEAHLALGDQALSRGRLIEATQSYQEVLAINAEHSEARQRMADIHHRRAEKALAEGRDDEALSALKEALRFTPEDQGLEARYADLREQKGAKILAGLLARAEKEGAAKNWERAIAILEEALALAPEDQRIQERLAAAQEAQRAARLESLLGRANQATESGRWDEAVAALEEYVALQPEDVAAQERLANARERQRKSQLNSLKVWARSLAKAEKWDEALTIWHEYLALEPEDAEAAQSEIQQVERSRELARAYIEAQVAMSRKDYDRAITLLKGIISKDETYRDAPRVLAQAIELRRTAGKFTPARPKGSPLIPFLIVGALFVLLVTGAGAFLVYVTGFGKPRPTPTPVVSIPTPKTLRMYGPVDGELVHERDDSVSLQFAGVDARDFMAEVRFYNPYDRSEGSWDYGFGFRRIGPDNEYRLYVDSGGDWTFVSANKQGEGSQFDTVASGKVENLDLSATGSNHLRLVVQGNTALFFANGEYIATLDVSGKDVPGDVWLGTVMQRGYGISGKRTRYEDFVVWPLTQTYGPADGNLRHEEGDRAQGQYASAYLRDFAAEARFYNPYAPSEGRWDYGFGFRQTADELHYRLHVNSDAEWILELLTGHTAGVWEYKNIASGQLTNLDTSATGANRLRLVVQGDTAFFFVNDEYITALDVSEKNVPGNVWLGTGMRRGYLIAGKSTRYEDFTVWPLGEIYGPADGALAHNEDGSLSAQYTGLRLRDFLAYARFYNPYDRAERTWSYGFGFRDMGGDNEYRLYVDSEGVWALESVTKSGDESEFKKIAGGKIRDLDTSPTGSNFLHLAAQGGTAIFFVNGEYVATLDVSGKNVAGDIWVGTGLKKEHGMAGKSTRYEGFTIWPLYQDFSIWTQAGVYGPMVGSLPHREGVIASRNAGLQLRDFVAEARFYNPYDRSEGGWDYGFGFRETGSDNQYRLYVDSSGGWTLNLATKSGDKPVFNKIASGKVNNLDLTATGSNHLRLIVQGSTGLFFANGEFIATLDLSGKLVPGSIWVGTSMVKGHERVGKSTRYEDFIIWPLSEMYGPADGSMEHQAGVISSHEADVHLRDFIAEARFYNPYDRAESTWDYGFVFRYTGVDNEYCLYVDSDANWQLVLVTKSDDKPEYQNIANGKANNLDLTATGSNQLRLIVEGNTAFFFVNDRYITALDVSGRDVAGDVWVATAMVQNHGIVGRTTRYEDFTIWPLP